In the Pedobacter cryoconitis genome, GCATAGTCACTGTTTGTCCAGTTAAACTCTGCCTCTAACCGCGAATGCAGCAGACTAAGTACCTGACGGTCAAGATAATTCACTGTCGTAGCAAAAAACAACAGGGCACAGACCGTCCAACGGTAATTGCTCATTCGGGCTTCTTTCATTATATTTGGTTTTGGTTGGTTTGGTTGATCGTTTTATCGGTTGGCTTTTACCATTTGATAAAGGTAGTTTAACTCTTTTATCAAATGGCTCCCACCATTTTTTCGCGTGGCTTACACCATTTTATCGCGTAGCTTTCACCATTTCAATAGTCTTTTTTGTACGTACAGCTAATTCATTGTAATCTTTGGCTTCCAGGATCTCTTTACTGATCAGTTTACTTCCCATTCCTACTGCGCATACCCCTGATTTAAACCATTTAGTCATGTTTTCTTCTTCAATCTCTACACCGCCTGTAGGAATAAAAAGCTGTCCTGGAAATACTTCTTTCACAGAAGATACATAAACAGGCCCCAATACATTTGCCGGAAAAAGTTTAATAATCCCTGCATTCAATTGATGTGCAATATTAATCTCAGTTGGCGTAAAACACCCCGGAATCCATAATAAACCTGCATCATGCGCCAATTTACCCACTTCAGCATCTACAACCGGACAAACAATAAAATGCGCACCCGCTTTGATAAAAGCTTTAGCTTCATCCGTGTTTTTAATGGTTCCAATTCCCAGGTGCAGATCTTTCATTTCGATTCCAACTGCCTCAATCAGGAAACGGAAGTTGGCCAGTGCAGCAATACCCCTGTTGGTATACTCCAATACCCTGATTCCAGATTTATACAGCGTCCTTATGATTTCTAAACTTACTTCTGCATCTTCGTAAAAAAACAAAGGCAATAAACCCTGTTCCGTTATAGCTTTTAAAGAACTCTCTTTAGTCTTCATAATTTCTTACTTTTTCTTTAATCTGATCCGCTTCGATTGTTGTTGCATCTCCTGCCACAAAGAGCTTGGAAAATCCAGCTGCCGTTGCAAATTCTAATATTTCTTCTGCTGGATGATCCTGGTAAAAACCATAAATCAAGCCTGCCATATAACAGTCACCACTGCCTACTTTATTGATAATATTTTTTGCTGAATATTGCTTTGAAACCAATAACTCATCCTCCGAAAATAAAGTGGAGTAATACTTTACCCCCTCTTGCTCATCAAAGCGGAAGGTATTGGCAACTACCTTACACGCAGGAAATCTGGCGATCAGTGCGCTGGAACTGACTGCTGCTTGTTCTAAATAAAGTTCTTTTTGATCCGCTTCAGCCAGGCCTTCAGGAACAGGGATGCCCAGCATTTTTTCAGCAGCCCATAAATTACCCATGACCACATCACAGTACTGCACCAGGTCAGGTAAAACATCGATAGGCTCTTTGCCATATTTCCAGAGTTTAGCCCTGTAATTAAGATCGACCGAAATCGTGATATTCCTGGCCGCCGCTTCTTTTAACGCTTCCAGGCAAACTTCAGCCGCGGCTAAACTTACTGCGGGACAAATCGCACTAAAATGGAACCAGGAAACATCTTTCAAAACGACGTCCCAGTTGATTGTTCCTGTTTGCAAAGTCGCAAAGGACGAACCACTCCGGTCATAAATCACGCCTGCATTTTTAAGATCTTTACCTTGATGCAGGTAATATAAGCCTACCCGCTCACCAGTATATTGAATTGCAGTCGTGTCAATAGCTAATCCTTTCACATAGCTGACCAATTGCTCCGTTAAGGAATTATCTGGTAGTGCGGTCAGATAAGCTGAAGGTATCTTCCATAAAGCCAATGCGGTAGCTACATTTAATTCTGCACCACCAACAAAAAAAGGCAAGTTATTTTCCTTCAACCAGTTTCCTTCTGCATCCGGACAAATCCGCAATAACAACTCTCCGAAGTTCAGTACCTTTCCCATGCTTTAAACCCCGCCAAATACAGAAAAACCACCGTCTACACAAATCATCGCTCCGGTTACAAATTGAGAAGCATCACTCAGCAACCAAATCAAAGCCCCTTTTAGCTCATCCGGATGTCCGAAACGTTTAAATGGTGTTTGCTTAATTGCTAATCCTCCGCGATCGGTATAACTACCATCCGGATTAGTTAACAGGGTGCGGTTTTGCTCGGTCAGAAAAAATCCCGGTGCAATTGCATTCATCCGGATTGCTCCGCCATAACGGTTGGCCAATTCTACTGCAAACCACTGGTTGTAATAATCAACACCAGCTTTCCCTAAATTATAGCCTAATACTTTAGTGATAACTCTTTTAGAATTCATGGAAGAGATATTTACAATACTTCCTTTACCACTGGCAGCAATGGATTCTCCGAAAACCTGTGTAGGAATAACTGTTCCCCATAAATTTAAGTCCATTACTTTTTTCATTCCATCCAGGTTCATCTTAAAAATGTCTTCTTCAGGTTGTAAAACACCTTCAGGCTGATTTCCACCTGCAGCATTTACTAAACCATCAATCCGGCCGAATTTGTCCAATACCTGAGCTCTGCATTCCAGTAACTGACTTTCGTCCATTACATCGGCTACTAAAGCTATAGCCTGGCCACCAGCCTGGTTAATCGCATCTGCACGTTCATTAGCTACCTGTGCATTTCTGCCCAGGATACCTACCGAAGCGCCTGCTTCAACTACTGCATCTACAAATGCACCACCTAAAATACCGGTACCTCCGGTTACTATAATCACTTTTCCTTTTAAAGAGAATGTATTTTCCATTAACGTATGTCTTGAATTGCAACAGGGTCCATATCAGCATAATCAAGGTTTTCACCTCCCATGCCCCAGATAAAACTATAATTTTGTGTACCACTTCCCGAATGGATACTCCATGGCGGGGAAACAATAGCATCATGGTTACTCATTAATACATGACGGGTTTCTTGCGGCTGGCCCATTAGATGGAACACGCGCTGATCTGCAGCTACATCAAAATAGAAATAAGCTTCCATTCTTCTGTCATGTGTATGTGCCGGCATTGTATTCCAAACACTTCCATTAGCCAGGATCGTTAAACCCATCACCAATTGACTGCTTTGAATTCCATCTCTGTGAATATATTTAATAATCCTGCGTTCATTTGCAGTGTTTAAGCTACCTAATTCTGTAGAAACCGCATCTGCATGAACTAATAAAGTTACAGGATACACCTGATGTGCTGGTGTAGACAAGCAATAAAATACTGCTGGATTTGCAGTATCCGCACTTTTGAATCTTACTTCCTTTACTCCTTTTCCAAGGTATAAAGCATCCAGTTTATTGACTTCAAATGATTTTCCGTCTGCTTCGATTGAGCCTGGACCGCCAACATTGATAATCCCTATTTCTCTTCTTTCCAGAAAATAATCAGCACGCAGATTTGAATAGTTTCCTAAAACAACGGTTTCAGCAACCGGATGTACCAGGCCTACAATCATTCTGTCGTAATGTGTGTAGGCGAAATTAGCCTTGTTCTCTTCTTTCAGATCAGTTAGTAAAAATCTTGACCTTATTTTCTCTGTATCGTATGTTTTAAAATCATCCGGATGCACCGCATGTAACACTTTCATATCCTTCATTGCAATATTTTAATAGGGTAACGGCTTTCAAGGCCTATTTATTTTATTTTTTCCCTGCTGGAATCAAGCTTGAAATCCAGTGGATCAAATCAGTCCCGGCTTTAAGGTTATCATAGGCAACAG is a window encoding:
- the kduI gene encoding 5-dehydro-4-deoxy-D-glucuronate isomerase, translating into MKDMKVLHAVHPDDFKTYDTEKIRSRFLLTDLKEENKANFAYTHYDRMIVGLVHPVAETVVLGNYSNLRADYFLERREIGIINVGGPGSIEADGKSFEVNKLDALYLGKGVKEVRFKSADTANPAVFYCLSTPAHQVYPVTLLVHADAVSTELGSLNTANERRIIKYIHRDGIQSSQLVMGLTILANGSVWNTMPAHTHDRRMEAYFYFDVAADQRVFHLMGQPQETRHVLMSNHDAIVSPPWSIHSGSGTQNYSFIWGMGGENLDYADMDPVAIQDIR
- a CDS encoding SDR family oxidoreductase, whose protein sequence is MENTFSLKGKVIIVTGGTGILGGAFVDAVVEAGASVGILGRNAQVANERADAINQAGGQAIALVADVMDESQLLECRAQVLDKFGRIDGLVNAAGGNQPEGVLQPEEDIFKMNLDGMKKVMDLNLWGTVIPTQVFGESIAASGKGSIVNISSMNSKRVITKVLGYNLGKAGVDYYNQWFAVELANRYGGAIRMNAIAPGFFLTEQNRTLLTNPDGSYTDRGGLAIKQTPFKRFGHPDELKGALIWLLSDASQFVTGAMICVDGGFSVFGGV
- a CDS encoding sugar kinase encodes the protein MGKVLNFGELLLRICPDAEGNWLKENNLPFFVGGAELNVATALALWKIPSAYLTALPDNSLTEQLVSYVKGLAIDTTAIQYTGERVGLYYLHQGKDLKNAGVIYDRSGSSFATLQTGTINWDVVLKDVSWFHFSAICPAVSLAAAEVCLEALKEAAARNITISVDLNYRAKLWKYGKEPIDVLPDLVQYCDVVMGNLWAAEKMLGIPVPEGLAEADQKELYLEQAAVSSSALIARFPACKVVANTFRFDEQEGVKYYSTLFSEDELLVSKQYSAKNIINKVGSGDCYMAGLIYGFYQDHPAEEILEFATAAGFSKLFVAGDATTIEADQIKEKVRNYED
- a CDS encoding bifunctional 4-hydroxy-2-oxoglutarate aldolase/2-dehydro-3-deoxy-phosphogluconate aldolase; protein product: MKTKESSLKAITEQGLLPLFFYEDAEVSLEIIRTLYKSGIRVLEYTNRGIAALANFRFLIEAVGIEMKDLHLGIGTIKNTDEAKAFIKAGAHFIVCPVVDAEVGKLAHDAGLLWIPGCFTPTEINIAHQLNAGIIKLFPANVLGPVYVSSVKEVFPGQLFIPTGGVEIEEENMTKWFKSGVCAVGMGSKLISKEILEAKDYNELAVRTKKTIEMVKATR